A stretch of bacterium DNA encodes these proteins:
- a CDS encoding YfhO family protein, producing MKYDKQDLLIILFLAVSIFIFLSTLLLSDFIFYFKDFFRYFYPTRYFTSHCLKEGIIPLWNPYIFCGIPFLAPLQSQLLYPFSFIIYFLPINLGIKLFIVLHIFLAGLFTYFLMQDWGQSKESSLIAGIVYIFSGYFISVYDILNVLGAITWIPFILLFFVKGGRYVIWSGIGITLQFLSGEPTTLFATLLILLLYSLTLLKNRGIPRIILVGFIALGLSSFQLLPFLELVSQSNRASGMSFEEASRWSLAPYELVDLLIPMFSYAMTSAGIFNYIQGLIDSIYLGIIPLSLIFIGICSGRLFWGFIFISFILLSSGEYFPLYKWLYRFIPGFNLMQIPVKFFAIATFAGALLAGFGYEHLIKSKKIKSFLVVSILLFIGLILIQIRFPLVNIFVQTILLALMSLLVLLAKRQSITLNFLSITIVLLILNDLLIAGDDLNPMVKESFYQQKPTVSKLIKGYYRILLSPKTSGFFNYHSGPIDPEILPLAHEAIIPNLCLFHKKVFDANGYECIVLKDYNNLMRIISTGEHGQIHKLLNLLNIKYIISKDKLIGEKLRLIKDGKIKLYENPTCLERIFLVSQVVIIKNRDDILRRMLRKDFDPAKEIILEENIEFKNQKFKIKNPKIIDYQPNKVIIKVSSPCDCFLFISETYYPGWKAFINGQATKIYRANYIFKAVFVPEGTHEVRFVYFPLNFKIGLGITLVSILLLVVYAVTSFQFHQRRCG from the coding sequence TATTTTTATCCAACCCGATACTTTACTTCACATTGTCTAAAAGAAGGTATCATCCCCCTCTGGAATCCTTATATTTTTTGTGGCATACCGTTTTTAGCCCCTCTCCAATCCCAGCTTTTGTATCCTTTTTCATTTATTATCTATTTTCTGCCAATTAACCTCGGCATAAAATTATTTATTGTCCTTCATATATTTTTAGCCGGATTATTTACCTATTTTTTAATGCAAGACTGGGGACAAAGTAAGGAATCTTCATTAATAGCCGGGATTGTTTATATCTTTAGTGGATATTTTATCTCGGTGTATGACATATTGAATGTCCTTGGGGCAATTACCTGGATTCCTTTTATCTTGTTATTTTTTGTCAAAGGGGGACGATATGTAATTTGGTCTGGCATAGGAATAACTCTACAATTCTTATCTGGAGAACCAACTACTCTCTTTGCCACTCTGTTAATCTTGCTGTTGTATTCACTTACCTTGCTCAAAAATAGAGGGATACCTCGAATTATCCTTGTTGGATTCATTGCTTTGGGTTTGAGTTCATTCCAACTATTACCATTTTTAGAATTAGTTTCCCAATCAAATAGGGCCTCAGGAATGAGTTTTGAAGAGGCAAGCCGTTGGTCGTTAGCCCCGTATGAGCTTGTTGATTTACTTATACCTATGTTTTCCTACGCGATGACCTCAGCTGGCATATTTAACTATATTCAAGGACTGATTGACTCAATTTATCTCGGAATAATACCACTTTCTCTTATATTTATCGGGATATGTTCAGGTCGGCTATTTTGGGGTTTTATCTTCATTAGTTTTATCCTGCTTTCATCAGGAGAGTATTTCCCTCTCTATAAATGGTTATATAGATTTATTCCGGGGTTTAATTTGATGCAGATTCCGGTAAAATTTTTTGCCATCGCCACATTTGCCGGGGCTTTATTAGCTGGATTTGGATACGAACACTTAATTAAGTCTAAAAAGATAAAATCATTTTTAGTTGTTTCAATACTTTTATTTATTGGCTTGATATTAATTCAGATAAGATTTCCATTAGTTAATATTTTTGTGCAGACTATTTTATTAGCCCTGATGAGTTTATTAGTCTTGTTGGCAAAAAGACAATCTATCACCTTAAATTTCCTCTCCATAACCATCGTTTTGCTTATTTTAAACGATTTATTAATTGCTGGTGATGATTTGAATCCTATGGTGAAAGAGAGTTTCTACCAACAAAAACCAACAGTATCAAAGTTAATCAAAGGTTATTATCGGATATTATTATCACCAAAGACTTCAGGTTTCTTTAATTATCACTCGGGACCAATTGACCCTGAGATTTTACCCCTGGCACATGAGGCTATTATCCCTAATCTGTGTTTATTTCATAAAAAGGTATTTGATGCTAATGGCTATGAGTGTATAGTTTTAAAAGATTACAATAATTTGATGAGAATTATCTCAACAGGTGAACATGGACAAATACATAAGTTACTTAATTTATTGAATATCAAATATATAATTAGTAAAGATAAATTAATCGGTGAAAAATTAAGATTAATAAAGGATGGCAAAATAAAGCTCTATGAAAATCCAACCTGTCTTGAAAGGATATTTCTGGTGTCTCAGGTAGTAATTATTAAGAATAGGGACGATATTTTACGCCGGATGTTGAGAAAAGACTTTGACCCGGCAAAAGAGATAATCCTGGAAGAAAATATTGAATTTAAAAACCAAAAATTCAAAATCAAAAATCCAAAAATTATAGATTATCAACCCAATAAGGTTATTATTAAAGTATCTTCGCCTTGTGATTGCTTTTTATTCATAAGTGAAACCTATTATCCAGGCTGGAAGGCGTTTATAAATGGTCAGGCAACAAAGATATATCGTGCTAATTATATTTTTAAGGCAGTGTTTGTGCCAGAAGGAACACATGAGGTGAGATTTGTCTATTTCCCATTAAATTTTAAGATAGGTTTGGGAATAACTTTGGTTAGTATT